The following proteins are encoded in a genomic region of Musa acuminata AAA Group cultivar baxijiao chromosome BXJ2-11, Cavendish_Baxijiao_AAA, whole genome shotgun sequence:
- the LOC135626348 gene encoding putative F-box protein At4g38870: MVDTLKNTCSVDLIGGPKKLRNRSCPLPDEVLAEIISYLPAKAFFKLLPVCKTFRQLSSNSHFLLSQSRYNKTVSGFIIHSDNFLKSIILIDPYAGVPSSNLEFIADMESIILGSAGGLVFVLNQKYERFDATTTGICVYNPARGTRCWLPSPPGECTPGGIAVRFMNDGDRVMKDYKLVYLTQTWGLSKSHHCRVYDSVARAWTMDKELDLGHQQLDLEDPVVCGDAVFWLSSESKWYARIGPYVVTFDVREERTQIIPLPSEIVIDFFAIFGIAKWEGKSLCLIHYSSSSGVIGLWLLKKTSDGAVEWVKMHEISLSQMGFPGDPCFVNYVKLIEVSTTTTLLVFTTYDSMYSYNIKDGGALKWQGCWGFAYSPKFIPYCNTLRPCGDREELLEAI, translated from the coding sequence ATGGTTGACACGCTCAAGAACACTTGTAGCGTTGACCTTATTGGTGGTCCAAAGAAGCTCAGAAACAGGAGTTGTCCCCTTCCAGATGAGGTGCTCGCAGAGATCATATCCTACCTTCCGGCGAAGGCCTTCTTCAAGCTCCTCCCtgtttgcaagacctttcgccagctctcGTCAAATTCTCATTTCCTACTTTCGCAATCACGCTACAATAAGACCGTCTCCGGCTTTATCATCCATAGTGATAACTTCTTGAAGTCCATCATCCTCATTGACCCCTACGCCGGCGTGCCTAGTAGTAACCTCGAATTCATAGCCGATATGGAATCTATCATCCTCGGGTCAGCTGGTGGCCTTGTCTTCGTCTTGAATCAGAAATATGAAAGGTTCGATGCTACTACCACCGGCATATGTGTCTACAACCCGGCCCGTGGGACTCGATGCTGGCTCCCTTCCCCCCCGGGTGAGTGTACCCCGGGGGGTATCGCGGTAAGATTCATGAACGACGGAGATCGGGTGATGAAAGACTACAAGTTGGTCTACCTCACACAAACCTGGGGATTGAGCAAATCGCACCACTGTCGGGTCTATGACTCAGTTGCTAGGGCGTGGACGATGGATAAGGAGCTCGACTTGGGGCATCAGCAACTAGACTTGGAGGACCCGGTGGTCTGCGGCGACGCCGTGTTCTGGTTATCATCAGAGTCGAAGTGGTACGCGAGGATTGGCCCATATGTCGTCACCTTCGACGTGAGGGAGGAGCGCACACAAATCATCCCTCTGCCGAGTGAAATAGTCATCGACTTCTTTGCAATTTTCGGAATAGCCAAGTGGGAGGGGAAGTCGTTGTGCCTGATCCATTACAGCTCATCTTCTGGGGTGATCGGTCTGTGGCTATTGAAGAAGACAAGCGACGGTGCGGTAGAATGGGTGAAGATGCATGAGATAAGCTTGTCCCAGATGGGGTTTCCGGGAGACCCGTGTTTTGTGAACTACGTCAAACTGATTGAGGTGTCGACGACGACCACGCTACTTGTTTTCACCACATATGACTCGATGTACAGTTACAATATAAAGGATGGAGGAGCACTCAA